In a single window of the Coffea eugenioides isolate CCC68of chromosome 3, Ceug_1.0, whole genome shotgun sequence genome:
- the LOC113766298 gene encoding putative receptor protein kinase ZmPK1, giving the protein MGLFFNAILISVLALSLAFVSSSKSTDSLTTGSSLSSEDVLISKPHGNFTAGFFSVGENAYCFSIWFTELYDHGNYTIVWMANRDRPVNGKNSRLSLLKSGSLVLTDAGQFTVWTSSTQSRSSLQLQLHENGNLMLSNIEGGNLWQSFNSPTNTLLPGQSLTQNSVIFQKPDKLFFWILQGPQTAGISWPDPWKHSWDNGRYPYNNSKVATLDSWGRFQSSDQFDIITVDYGPGIQRRLTMDFDGNVRVYSLDMASRNWKVTWQSTLQPCKVHGICGENSLCTYAHETGRKCTCAPGYKIKSQKDWAYGCEPDFQLPCNDSNASGFLLLQNVEFYGYDIGFFSNSTLDNCQNLCLNYCSCKGFEFKFDKDKGYYNCYPKASLFNGHRSSGFDFPIYLRLPQSTITSFDQKSLQETNLKCTVDVASLDRAYQKKCQHGWVKSSLWCTLVVGTFEIICFFTYLFKTQRGSSARVQGYTQVATGFRKFTFAELKKASRNFSTEIGRGGGGIVYKGVLTDNQVAAIKCLNEANQGEAEFLAELSTIGKLNHMNLIEIWGYCVEGKHRLLVYEYMEHGSLAKNLHSDRLDWKKRYDIALGTAKGLAYLHEECLEWVLHCDVKPQNILLDSNYQPKVADFGLSKLLNRGGTDESTFSRIRGTKGYIAPEWVFNLPITSKVDVYSYGIVVLELLTGRSPVGGHSMEENTSVMEPRRLVTWVKEKTHEANGRASPAAIAKIVDPAINAEFDMARVELLVQVALQCVEEDKDARPTMNQVVDMLLHQESDEY; this is encoded by the exons ATGGGTCTATTCTTTAATGCTATCTTAATTTCTGTTTTAGCTCTGTCATTAGCATTTGTATCATCCTCGAAAAGCACTGATAGTTTGACTACAGGATCATCACTTTCTTCTGAAGATGTTCTGATTTCAAAACCGCATGGAAATTTCACGGCGGGATTTTTCAGTGTTGGCGAGAATGCGTATTGCTTTAGTATATGGTTTACTGAGCTATATGATCATGGAAATTACACCATTGTCTGGATGGCCAATAGGGACCGACCGGTTAATGGAAAAAATTCCAGGCTTTCCCTGCTCAAGTCTGGCAGTCTTGTGCTGACAGATGCAGGGCAATTTACTGTTTGGACAAGTAGCACGCAATCAAGGTCTTCTCTTCAATTGCAACTCCATGAAAATGGCAATCTTATGCTGAGCAATATAGAGGGCGGAAATCTTTGGCAAAGCTTTAACTCGCCAACAAACACGCTTCTTCCAGGGCAGTCGCTCACCCAAAACTCTGTTATCTTCCAGAAGCCTGACAAATTATTCTTCTGGATTCTACAA GGTCCTCAAACAGCAGGTATTTCATGGCCTGACCCATGGAAACATAGTTGGGACAACGGGAGGTACCCTTATAACAACAGTAAGGTTGCCACTCTTGATTCATGGGGGAGATTCCAGTCATCAGATCAGTTTGACATTATTACTGTTGATTATGGTCCAGGCATACAAAGAAGATTGACCATGGATTTTGATGGCAATGTCCGGGTCTACAGTCTTGATATGGCAAGTCGAAATTGGAAAGTTACGTGGCAATCCACACTGCAACCATGCAAAGTTCATGGCATATGTGGAGAAAATAGTTTGTGCACTTACGCCCATGAGACCGGAAGAAAATGCACTTGTGCACCTGGATACAAAATCAAAAGCCAGAAAGATTGGGCTTATGGATGCGAACCAGATTTCCAACTGCCATGCAATGACAGTAATGCATCAggttttcttcttctccaaaaTGTTGAATTTTATGGCTATGATATTGGTTTCTTTAGTAATTCCACGCTTGATAATTGTCAAAATTTATGCCTCAACTATTGCAGTTGTAAAGGCTTCGAATTCAAATTTGATAAAGATAAAGGCTATTATAATTGTTACCCTAAGGCCAGTTTGTTCAATGGTCATCGTTCAAGTGGTTTTGATTTCCCAATTTATCTAAGATTGCCCCAATCTACTATAACCTCATTTGATCAAAAGTCTCTTCAAGAAACCAACTTAAAGTGCACAGTCGATGTTGCTTCACTCGACCGAGCATACCAGAAAAAATGTCAACATGGGTGGGTGAAGTCATCCTTGTGGTGCACTTTGGTAGTTGGGACTTTTGAGATCATCTGTTTCTTCACTTACTTGTTCAAAACCCAACGAGGATCTAGTGCAAGAGTACAGGGTTACACTCAGGTTGCAACAGGATTCAGGAAATTCACTTTTGCTGAGTTGAAAAAGGCATCAAGAAACTTCAGCACAGAAATAGGACGAGGAGGGGGAGGCATTGTGTATAAAGGCGTGTTGACAGATAATCAAGTTGCTGCCATCAAGTGTCTCAATGAAGCCAACCAGGGAGAAGCTGAATTTCTTGCAGAGTTGAGTACTATTGGCAAGTTGAACCACATGAATTTGATTGAGATATGGGGATATTGTGTTGAAGGTAAGCACAGGCTATTGGTTTATGAGTACATGGAGCATGGTTCTCTAGCAAAAAATCTGCATTCTGACAGACTTGACTGGAAAAAGAGGTATGATATTGCTCTTGGTACAGCCAAAGGACTTGCTTACTTGCATGAAGAGTGCTTAGAGTGGGTTTTGCACTGTGATGTGAAGCCTCAAAACATACTTTTGGATTCGAATTACCAGCCAAAGGTGGCAGATTTTGGCCTGTCCAAACTATTGAACAGAGGTGGAACAGATGAATCAACGTTTTCTAGGATAAGGGGAACTAAAGGCTACATAGCCCCTGAATGGGTTTTCAATCTTCCCATAACCTCCAAAGTTGATGTTTATAGTTATGGAATTGTTGTGCTGGAATTATTAACCGGAAGAAGCCCAGTTGGAGGCCATTCTATGGAGGAAAACACCAGTGTGATGGAGCCAAGAAGACTAGTTACGTGGGTGAAGGAGAAAACGCACGAAGCTAATGGAAGAGCATCACCAGCAGCAATTGCAAAAATTGTAGACCCTGCTATAAATGCTGAATTTGATATGGCAAGAGTGGAACTTCTTGTTCAAGTTGCTCTCCAATGCGTAGAGGAAGACAAAGATGCAAGACCAACAATGAACCAGGTGGTGGACATGTTGCTGCATCAAGAAAGTGATGAATATTAG